One genomic segment of Gammaproteobacteria bacterium includes these proteins:
- a CDS encoding STE24 endopeptidase: protein MNSYTLSILIALFVGLVLQLWLLSRQAIHVSRHRDEVPEAFRDHVSLAAHQKAADYTVAKARLHQVEEVIAALLLWFWTMGGGFNAVDHFWRNTISSAWAGVAFVVSVSLLMSMLELPFAIYRTFILEKRFGFNRTTPQIFITDMIKQIFILLLLGIPLTWIILWLMNSAGGNWWIYTWATWMGFGLLMTWAYPNFIAPLFNQFTPLTDDVLLARVVALVERCGFRADGVYVMDGSRRSSHGNAYFTGFGNHKRIIFFDTLLNSLSPVQVEAVLAHELGHFRHHHVFKRWLLIGTMSLAGLAILGYLIHQPEFYFGLGIDTPSPHTALVLFLLVAPLFTLFAQPLLSQVLQSHEFAADDFSCRVTGEPYALREALLHLYRENAGTLTPDRLHSAFYDSHPPAPIRIARIVTATA from the coding sequence ATGAATTCATATACCCTTTCCATCCTGATTGCCCTATTTGTTGGACTTGTTTTACAACTATGGCTGCTCTCGCGCCAGGCCATTCATGTATCCCGTCACCGCGATGAGGTTCCCGAGGCATTTCGTGACCATGTTTCCCTGGCGGCGCATCAGAAGGCTGCCGACTATACTGTGGCCAAGGCACGTCTCCATCAAGTTGAAGAGGTCATCGCGGCGTTGCTGCTATGGTTCTGGACCATGGGCGGTGGATTCAATGCCGTTGACCATTTCTGGCGCAACACTATCTCGTCTGCTTGGGCAGGGGTCGCTTTCGTGGTGAGTGTCTCCCTTTTGATGTCGATGCTTGAATTGCCCTTCGCCATTTATCGGACTTTTATTCTGGAAAAACGTTTTGGTTTCAATCGAACCACGCCACAGATATTCATCACTGACATGATTAAACAAATTTTTATTCTACTTTTGCTTGGAATTCCCTTGACTTGGATAATTCTTTGGCTAATGAATTCGGCGGGCGGCAATTGGTGGATTTATACCTGGGCTACCTGGATGGGTTTCGGGCTACTCATGACTTGGGCCTATCCTAATTTTATTGCCCCGTTATTCAATCAATTCACGCCGCTTACCGATGATGTACTCCTTGCGCGAGTAGTGGCGTTGGTTGAGCGTTGTGGTTTTCGCGCTGATGGCGTTTATGTCATGGATGGTTCACGGCGCTCCAGCCATGGAAATGCCTATTTCACCGGGTTTGGCAACCATAAGCGGATTATATTTTTCGATACTCTGCTCAATTCACTGTCACCCGTTCAGGTGGAGGCAGTATTAGCGCATGAACTTGGTCATTTTCGCCACCATCATGTATTCAAACGCTGGTTGCTCATTGGAACCATGAGCCTCGCAGGACTTGCTATACTTGGTTATCTCATTCACCAGCCGGAATTCTATTTTGGCCTCGGGATTGATACGCCTTCTCCACATACCGCATTAGTCTTATTTTTATTGGTGGCACCTCTTTTTACCTTGTTCGCGCAACCATTATTATCCCAAGTGTTGCAAAGTCATGAATTCGCGGCTGATGATTTTTCCTGTCGTGTGACTGGCGAGCCTTACGCGCTCCGTGAGGCATTATTGCATCTCTATCGAGAAAATG